The following proteins come from a genomic window of Aequorivita marisscotiae:
- a CDS encoding DUF6029 family protein has translation MKKIILGAFMFMGAISFSQDNGYFFGGLESNSQWLLDDEDFDFIAPEDQFRANNYLQLNYSLGKFTAGVQYESYLPSSLLGYSPTWDGQNGIGTYYLNFRNESLDITGGYFYEQFGSGLILRTWENRQLGINNALKGVRVKFTPTAALDLTGVYGQARNGFDVSEGVIQGLDANLDLSNLMNIEAVDLKLGASYVGRYQNNGSSDSIPANVNAYGGRLDFVISNFYGSIEAITKDPDVLINEEVVTTPQLFDGTALQFNMGYAQKGLGINSTFRRLENFTFYADRYAEGNQYNEQVVNYIPAITKQHDYLLSNIYVYNAQPRLLFTENEKRAGEVGAQVDVYFSFDKESTLGKYGTKLAGNFAYWAGLDATFNADDLTYDAKFIGEGDRYFRDLNIEIKNRWSSKWSTVVSYQDIIIDKAVSKGGILGSEGDINAQIAVVEGTRRFDKGRAVRLELQHLWTEDDDKNWAAGVLEYNFNSNFTLYAADAFNYGGDKELHYYSVGGSYTKGRARFAMNYGRQRGGLICVGGVCREVPPSTGVTANLVVTF, from the coding sequence ATAATTATTTACAACTTAATTATTCTCTTGGCAAATTTACGGCGGGCGTTCAGTATGAATCGTACCTACCATCTTCCCTATTGGGATATTCCCCAACTTGGGATGGCCAAAATGGAATAGGAACCTATTATCTAAATTTTAGAAATGAAAGCTTAGATATTACGGGAGGGTATTTTTATGAGCAATTTGGAAGTGGCTTAATCCTACGTACGTGGGAAAACCGACAACTGGGAATTAACAATGCTTTAAAAGGAGTTCGGGTTAAATTCACCCCAACCGCCGCATTAGACCTCACTGGGGTGTACGGGCAAGCACGTAACGGATTTGACGTTTCGGAAGGAGTTATTCAAGGTCTTGACGCCAACTTAGATTTAAGCAATTTAATGAACATTGAAGCTGTAGATTTAAAATTGGGCGCGAGCTATGTAGGTAGATATCAAAATAATGGCTCGAGCGATTCTATCCCTGCAAATGTTAACGCCTACGGCGGAAGGCTAGACTTCGTAATTTCAAACTTCTACGGAAGCATTGAAGCAATAACCAAAGATCCGGATGTTTTAATAAATGAAGAAGTAGTTACTACACCGCAATTGTTTGACGGTACGGCATTGCAGTTTAATATGGGCTATGCACAAAAAGGATTGGGAATTAATTCAACATTTAGAAGATTGGAAAATTTCACTTTCTATGCAGACCGATATGCCGAAGGAAATCAATACAACGAACAAGTAGTAAATTACATTCCAGCTATTACAAAACAGCACGATTATCTACTTTCTAATATTTATGTGTACAATGCACAACCCCGCTTACTATTTACCGAAAACGAAAAAAGAGCAGGCGAAGTGGGCGCACAAGTAGATGTGTATTTTTCGTTTGACAAGGAATCTACATTGGGGAAATACGGAACCAAATTAGCAGGGAATTTTGCCTATTGGGCAGGCTTAGATGCTACATTTAATGCAGATGATTTAACATACGACGCCAAGTTTATTGGCGAAGGAGATCGTTATTTCCGTGATTTAAACATTGAAATTAAAAACCGTTGGTCTTCTAAGTGGAGTACGGTAGTTTCGTATCAAGATATAATCATAGATAAGGCCGTTTCAAAAGGAGGAATATTAGGCTCCGAAGGCGATATTAACGCGCAAATAGCGGTTGTTGAAGGTACGCGCCGTTTTGATAAAGGAAGAGCAGTACGACTGGAACTTCAGCATTTATGGACAGAAGATGATGATAAAAACTGGGCCGCAGGCGTTTTGGAATACAATTTTAATTCAAACTTTACATTATACGCAGCAGATGCTTTCAATTACGGCGGCGACAAAGAACTTCACTATTATAGTGTGGGCGGTAGCTACACGAAAGGTAGAGCACGTTTTGCGATGAACTACGGCAGACAACGCGGAGGTTTAATTTGCGTTGGCGGTGTATGTAGAGAAGTACCCCCAAGTACTGGTGTAACTGCAAATTTAGTGGTTACATTTTAA
- a CDS encoding T9SS type A sorting domain-containing protein, protein MKFKLLLLSVLGSVTMASAQFTVKDRSGNVLNDGDVIQFGVLDYPDASYEFFVTNDNPSDEIYTRIEYVSETNSTNGEFEQLCYGLCYNNIVQGGTVPPAGEDGLAIAVGETTPMGNHFWNDDPGNGTDNVDFVFAFRQYSDQAGTIETGTPLLFTYRYNPSMGVADNNKVNLTIQSTLVSNELVLNVNEPVTMVVYNIQGKIVKQGQFDAGRQVVNVSNLNPQTYIVQFSNQKGGVQTSKILVQ, encoded by the coding sequence ATGAAATTTAAATTACTACTTTTAAGTGTTCTTGGTTCCGTAACAATGGCCAGCGCTCAATTTACAGTTAAAGACAGATCAGGGAATGTGTTAAATGATGGCGATGTAATTCAGTTTGGGGTTTTGGATTATCCAGATGCCTCTTATGAATTTTTTGTAACCAATGACAATCCTTCGGACGAAATTTATACGCGTATTGAATATGTGTCTGAAACCAACTCAACAAATGGAGAGTTTGAACAATTATGCTATGGCTTGTGTTATAACAATATAGTACAAGGCGGTACAGTGCCTCCAGCAGGTGAAGACGGTCTAGCTATAGCTGTGGGTGAAACCACACCAATGGGAAACCATTTTTGGAACGACGATCCAGGAAACGGTACAGATAATGTAGATTTTGTATTTGCTTTCCGTCAATATTCCGATCAAGCTGGAACTATTGAAACTGGTACGCCTTTGTTATTCACGTATCGCTATAATCCATCAATGGGTGTAGCAGACAATAATAAGGTAAACTTGACAATTCAATCTACATTAGTTTCAAACGAGCTAGTGTTAAATGTAAACGAACCAGTTACTATGGTGGTTTATAACATTCAAGGTAAAATTGTAAAACAAGGCCAATTTGATGCTGGACGTCAAGTGGTAAATGTTTCTAATTTAAATCCACAAACCTATATTGTTCAATTTTCGAACCAAAAGGGAGGGGTGCAAACAAGCAAGATTTTAGTTCAATAA